A window from Festucalex cinctus isolate MCC-2025b chromosome 4, RoL_Fcin_1.0, whole genome shotgun sequence encodes these proteins:
- the nfat5b gene encoding nuclear factor of activated T-cells 5 isoform X4, which yields MPSDFVALFSGELDLNLPGFLCSKDLVYDLLPRELQFSSNIQQSQLTMSQKSGGEAGPTSAVLASDGMSSSMTMDGPRSAFSTSSSSTKHCSSSASDPVYSGNVDPENNRTCRAVPESLGAEGGGANSNGGGHCLPTNEVGGGLGVTSQEDQPHQHMMPPKRRTELNISPPPQDLLSDSQMSCQAETSFDSEHSNSIWMEDSLSNFSIMSMTSYNDNTEVPRKSRKRTPRQRPGPKSLLTSEASMDVFDADSAKGPHFVISQLGTDNKTGQKGSPQENAQAPHQKGVLAMQYPSKSEQKELKILVQPEPQHRARYLTEGSRGSVKDRTQQGFPTIKLEGVNEPVILQVFVGNDAERVRPHGFYQACRVTGRNTTACKEVDVGGTTVIEVPLDPSTNMTLAVDCVGILKLRNADVEARIGVAGSKKKSTRARLVFRVNIPRLDGSVLTLQTLSSSILCTQPAGVPEILKKSLHSCSVRGGEELFIIGKNFLKDAKVIFQENVSDETSWKAEAEIDMELFHQNHLIVKVPPYQNQNIISAVCVGIYVVTNAGRSHDAQPFTYTPDSANTEVFVKKETSSPVKTCPFDDQILMPRMLPQVKKEEVTPMEVTNNLQTSGVFKTLDLCPVQQNPDLSTGHLNNNREFSNTLAQSSGDPDKSQAPVFTNTEALAPIQPRVGLGQERQVSSSGSAVRSCGDPRPQQQQLPMFPSGEVAQLEEAVRQLRPEAFQTDNSMTNHIQQIQNQQLQQQQQQIHQQQLQQQQQQQQQQQQQVLENLHQQIFQSQIQMQRVNVEQQGSSQDALPNQGSIFQQAQQQQQQPTLFQQTTDLLSIQTNFLQQSPSHPSPPAFHNPSPLAEAHDPQGSLFHSQNASHTPEQVQAVLFQNPMTALPSTDQQPSTPSLFLPQTSLSGQLTTNSSQQQQMAFLSALQTPAPEQQSVFQAQAQTQLSPIQQGAQMEQQQQQPSQPQALSQANPQQCLFQNISQHAPANTLSSAQQQPAGLLFCNNPLPSTDQTSNMLFSNQGQMPPLTSSSLVSQEPQNASLLFSQASMVTVNQQVGSEPMALGNPNDARQQVLFQGQQPMQLGNATNNGQERSVGLFMPPPNMSSLQGGLSQELVQSAMFVSPNSVANLQTTTSSPVQQPGTLFQSAVGGTISQPSQPQQSELFLFGIQNDH from the exons ATGGCATGTCCTCCTCTATGACCATGGATGGCCCCCGCAGTGCTTTTTCCACCTCTTCCAGCTCCACCAAACATTGCAGTTCTTCAGCCAGTGACCCTGTTTACAGTGGCAATGTCGACCCGGAGAACAACAGAACTTGCAGAGCTGTACCAGAGAGCCTTGGTGCCGAAGGTGGGGGTGCAAACAGCAATGGCGGTGGTCATTGCCTGCCCACCAACGAGGTTGGAGGAGGGTTAGGTGTGACATCCCAGGAGGATCAGCCACATCAACACATGATGCCCCCGAAACGGCGCACCGAGCTGAACATCTCTCCGCCTCCGCAAGACCTACTCAGCGATAGTCAGATGTCCTGTCAAGCAGAAACATCGTTTGACTCGGAGCACAGCAACAGCATCTGGATGGAGGACTCTCTGTCCAACTTCAGTATCATGAGCATGACCTCTTACAACGACAACACAGAGGTGCCACGAAAGTCACGCAAACGCACCCCACGACAAAGGCCGGGGCCCAAATCTTTGCTTACCAGTGAAGCCAGCATGGATGTTTTTGATGCAGACAGCGCCAAGGGGCCGCACTTTGTCATTTCCCAGCTCGGCACGGATAACAAGACTGGACAAAAAGGAAG TCCACAAGAAAATGCTCAGGCGCCTCATCAAAAAGGAGTTCTAGCCATGCAGTACCCATCTAAGAGTGAACAGAAGGAGTTGAAGATCCTTGTTCAGCCTGAGCCTCAGCACCGGGCTCGCTACTTGACGGAAGGCAGCAGAGGGTCTGTGAAGGACCGCACTCAGCAGGGCTTCCCTACCATCAAG TTGGAGGGTGTGAACGAACCAGTCATTTTGCAAGTTTTTGTGGGAAATGATGCCGAGCGGGTGAGGCCACATGGATTTTACCAAGCTTGCAGAGTGACCGGCCGCAACACCACAGCCTGCAAAGAGGTGGACGTTGGGGGCACAACGGTCATTGAAGTCCCCTTGGACCCAAGCACCAACATGACCTTAGC TGTGGACTGTGTTGGAATCTTGAAGCTCCGAAATGCTGATGTGGAGGCTCGCATCGGGGTGGCGGGGTCAAAGAAGAAGAGCACGCGTGCGAGGCTCGTGTTTCGGGTCAACATCCCACGTCTGGACGGTTCAGTGCTCACACTCCAAACACTGTCATCTTCCATCCTTTGCA CTCAACCGGCGGGGGTGCCTGAGATTCTGAAAAAATCGCTGCACAGCTGCTCAGTGAGGGGCGGAGAAGAGCTCTTCATCATTGGCAAGAATTTTCTCAAAGATGCTAAAGTCATATTTCAAGAGAATGTCTCTG ATGAAACATCTTGGAAGGCTGAAGCGGAAATTGACATGGAGTTGTTTCACCAG AATCATTTGATCGTGAAGGTTCCACCTTACCAGAACCAAAACATCATCTCTGCTGTATGTGTGGGTATCTATGTGGTCACCAATGCTGGCAGATCCCATGATGCTCAACCATTTACTTACACTCCAGATTCAG CAAACACTGAAGTTTTTGTGAAGAAAGAGACATCATCTCCAGTGAAGACGTGTCCCTTTGATGATCAAA TTCTGATGCCTCGTATGTTGCCTCAAGTGAAGAAAGAGGAAGTCACTCCAATGGAGGTCACCAACAACCTCCAAACCTCTGGGGTGTTCAAG ACATTGGACCTCTGTCCAGTCCAGCAGAACCCAGACTTGTCTACAGGCCATCTAAATAACAACAGAGAATTTTCCAACACATTAGCACAGTCCTCAGGTGACCCTGACAAGAGCCAGGCCCCAGTTTTTACCAACACAGAGGCCTTAGCTCCAATCCAGCCAAGAGTGGGTCTTGGGCAGGAGAGGCAAGTCAGCAGTTCTGGGTCTGCGGTGAGGTCATGTGGTGATCCTAGACCTCAACAGCAGCAGCTGCCCATGTTCCCTTCGGGCGAAGTGGCTCAGTTGGAGGAGGCAGTTAGACAACTTAGGCCTGAAGCGTTTCAGACGGACAACTCAATGACCAACCATATTCAGCAGATCCAAAACCAGCAACTtcagcaacaacagcagcaaattCATCAGCAgcaactgcagcagcagcagcagcagcagcagcagcagcagcagcaagtgTTGGAGAATCTACACCAACAGATATTCCAATCTCAAATCCAAATGCAGCGTGTGAATGTGGAGCAACAGGGCTCCTCACAAGATGCTCTGCCAAACCAGGGGTCGATTTTCCAACAGgctcagcagcagcaacaacaaccaACTCTCTTTCAGCAGACCACGGATCTGCTCTCTATTCAGACCAATTTCCTCCAGCAGTCACCCTCACACCCTTCACCACCAGCGTTCCACAATCCCAGTCCTTTGGCTGAAGCACACGATCCCCAGGGAAGTCTGTTTCATAGCCAGAACGCCTCTCACACTCCAGAGCAGGTGCAGGCAGTGCTCTTTCAAAACCCGATGACCGCTCTACCCTCTACGGACCAGCAACCTTCAACTCCGAGTCTTTTCCTCCCGCAGACGTCTCTTTCAGGCCAGCTTACAACCAATAGTAGCCAACAGCAGCAAATGGCCTTTCTCAGTGCTCTGCAAACGCCTGCCCCCGAACAACAATCTGTGTTTCAGGCACAAGCTCAAACTCAGCTCTCTCCAATCCAACAAGGTGCACAaatggagcagcagcagcagcagccatcCCAGCCTCAGGCCCTCTCTCAGGCAAATCCGCAACAATGTTTGTTTCAGAACATCTCTCAGCATGCACCTGCAAACACGCTGTCTTCAGCTCAACAGCAGCCAGCTGGGCTACTATTCTGTAACAACCCCCTACCCAGCACAGACCAGACTTCCAATATGCTCTTCAGCAATCAGGGGCAGATGCCTCCTTTGACCAGCAGCAGTCTGGTTTCCCAAGAGCCCCAGAACGCGTCCTTGCTTTTCTCACAGGCCAGCATGGTGACGGTAAACCAACAGGTCGGCTCGGAGCCCATGGCCTTGGGTAACCCTAATGACGCACGCCAGCAAGTGCTATTTCAGGGTCAGCAACCAATGCAACTTGGAAATGCCACAAACAACGGGCAAGAGCGGTCCGTGGGGCTCTTCATGCCTCCGCCAAACATGTCTTCTCTGCAAGGAGGATTGTCTCAGGAGCTCGTGCAGTCAGCCATGTTTGTTTCACCAAACAGTGTGGCCAACCTCCAGACGACCACCTCATCTCCTGTTCAGCAGCCAGGGACTCTGTTTCAGTCTGCGGTCGGTGGGACCATCAGTCAGCCCAGCCAGCCTCAACAATCTGaactcttcctttttggaattCAGAACG accaCTGA
- the nfat5b gene encoding nuclear factor of activated T-cells 5 isoform X1 yields the protein MPSDFVALFSGELDLNLPGFLCSKDLVYDLLPRELQFSSNIQQSQLTMSQKSGGEAGPTSAVLASDGMSSSMTMDGPRSAFSTSSSSTKHCSSSASDPVYSGNVDPENNRTCRAVPESLGAEGGGANSNGGGHCLPTNEVGGGLGVTSQEDQPHQHMMPPKRRTELNISPPPQDLLSDSQMSCQAETSFDSEHSNSIWMEDSLSNFSIMSMTSYNDNTEVPRKSRKRTPRQRPGPKSLLTSEASMDVFDADSAKGPHFVISQLGTDNKTGQKGSPQENAQAPHQKGVLAMQYPSKSEQKELKILVQPEPQHRARYLTEGSRGSVKDRTQQGFPTIKLEGVNEPVILQVFVGNDAERVRPHGFYQACRVTGRNTTACKEVDVGGTTVIEVPLDPSTNMTLAVDCVGILKLRNADVEARIGVAGSKKKSTRARLVFRVNIPRLDGSVLTLQTLSSSILCTQPAGVPEILKKSLHSCSVRGGEELFIIGKNFLKDAKVIFQENVSDETSWKAEAEIDMELFHQNHLIVKVPPYQNQNIISAVCVGIYVVTNAGRSHDAQPFTYTPDSANTEVFVKKETSSPVKTCPFDDQILMPRMLPQVKKEEVTPMEVTNNLQTSGVFKTLDLCPVQQNPDLSTGHLNNNREFSNTLAQSSGDPDKSQAPVFTNTEALAPIQPRVGLGQERQVSSSGSAVRSCGDPRPQQQQLPMFPSGEVAQLEEAVRQLRPEAFQTDNSMTNHIQQIQNQQLQQQQQQIHQQQLQQQQQQQQQQQQQVLENLHQQIFQSQIQMQRVNVEQQGSSQDALPNQGSIFQQAQQQQQQPTLFQQTTDLLSIQTNFLQQSPSHPSPPAFHNPSPLAEAHDPQGSLFHSQNASHTPEQVQAVLFQNPMTALPSTDQQPSTPSLFLPQTSLSGQLTTNSSQQQQMAFLSALQTPAPEQQSVFQAQAQTQLSPIQQGAQMEQQQQQPSQPQALSQANPQQCLFQNISQHAPANTLSSAQQQPAGLLFCNNPLPSTDQTSNMLFSNQGQMPPLTSSSLVSQEPQNASLLFSQASMVTVNQQVGSEPMALGNPNDARQQVLFQGQQPMQLGNATNNGQERSVGLFMPPPNMSSLQGGLSQELVQSAMFVSPNSVANLQTTTSSPVQQPGTLFQSAVGGTISQPSQPQQSELFLFGIQNECGQLMSAPGNTLSDQIIAISQSGQNQRESEARIQSLFNQSLSQSVTAQSGLKASQSMEKIDSLLVSQELGNSVTRSY from the exons ATGGCATGTCCTCCTCTATGACCATGGATGGCCCCCGCAGTGCTTTTTCCACCTCTTCCAGCTCCACCAAACATTGCAGTTCTTCAGCCAGTGACCCTGTTTACAGTGGCAATGTCGACCCGGAGAACAACAGAACTTGCAGAGCTGTACCAGAGAGCCTTGGTGCCGAAGGTGGGGGTGCAAACAGCAATGGCGGTGGTCATTGCCTGCCCACCAACGAGGTTGGAGGAGGGTTAGGTGTGACATCCCAGGAGGATCAGCCACATCAACACATGATGCCCCCGAAACGGCGCACCGAGCTGAACATCTCTCCGCCTCCGCAAGACCTACTCAGCGATAGTCAGATGTCCTGTCAAGCAGAAACATCGTTTGACTCGGAGCACAGCAACAGCATCTGGATGGAGGACTCTCTGTCCAACTTCAGTATCATGAGCATGACCTCTTACAACGACAACACAGAGGTGCCACGAAAGTCACGCAAACGCACCCCACGACAAAGGCCGGGGCCCAAATCTTTGCTTACCAGTGAAGCCAGCATGGATGTTTTTGATGCAGACAGCGCCAAGGGGCCGCACTTTGTCATTTCCCAGCTCGGCACGGATAACAAGACTGGACAAAAAGGAAG TCCACAAGAAAATGCTCAGGCGCCTCATCAAAAAGGAGTTCTAGCCATGCAGTACCCATCTAAGAGTGAACAGAAGGAGTTGAAGATCCTTGTTCAGCCTGAGCCTCAGCACCGGGCTCGCTACTTGACGGAAGGCAGCAGAGGGTCTGTGAAGGACCGCACTCAGCAGGGCTTCCCTACCATCAAG TTGGAGGGTGTGAACGAACCAGTCATTTTGCAAGTTTTTGTGGGAAATGATGCCGAGCGGGTGAGGCCACATGGATTTTACCAAGCTTGCAGAGTGACCGGCCGCAACACCACAGCCTGCAAAGAGGTGGACGTTGGGGGCACAACGGTCATTGAAGTCCCCTTGGACCCAAGCACCAACATGACCTTAGC TGTGGACTGTGTTGGAATCTTGAAGCTCCGAAATGCTGATGTGGAGGCTCGCATCGGGGTGGCGGGGTCAAAGAAGAAGAGCACGCGTGCGAGGCTCGTGTTTCGGGTCAACATCCCACGTCTGGACGGTTCAGTGCTCACACTCCAAACACTGTCATCTTCCATCCTTTGCA CTCAACCGGCGGGGGTGCCTGAGATTCTGAAAAAATCGCTGCACAGCTGCTCAGTGAGGGGCGGAGAAGAGCTCTTCATCATTGGCAAGAATTTTCTCAAAGATGCTAAAGTCATATTTCAAGAGAATGTCTCTG ATGAAACATCTTGGAAGGCTGAAGCGGAAATTGACATGGAGTTGTTTCACCAG AATCATTTGATCGTGAAGGTTCCACCTTACCAGAACCAAAACATCATCTCTGCTGTATGTGTGGGTATCTATGTGGTCACCAATGCTGGCAGATCCCATGATGCTCAACCATTTACTTACACTCCAGATTCAG CAAACACTGAAGTTTTTGTGAAGAAAGAGACATCATCTCCAGTGAAGACGTGTCCCTTTGATGATCAAA TTCTGATGCCTCGTATGTTGCCTCAAGTGAAGAAAGAGGAAGTCACTCCAATGGAGGTCACCAACAACCTCCAAACCTCTGGGGTGTTCAAG ACATTGGACCTCTGTCCAGTCCAGCAGAACCCAGACTTGTCTACAGGCCATCTAAATAACAACAGAGAATTTTCCAACACATTAGCACAGTCCTCAGGTGACCCTGACAAGAGCCAGGCCCCAGTTTTTACCAACACAGAGGCCTTAGCTCCAATCCAGCCAAGAGTGGGTCTTGGGCAGGAGAGGCAAGTCAGCAGTTCTGGGTCTGCGGTGAGGTCATGTGGTGATCCTAGACCTCAACAGCAGCAGCTGCCCATGTTCCCTTCGGGCGAAGTGGCTCAGTTGGAGGAGGCAGTTAGACAACTTAGGCCTGAAGCGTTTCAGACGGACAACTCAATGACCAACCATATTCAGCAGATCCAAAACCAGCAACTtcagcaacaacagcagcaaattCATCAGCAgcaactgcagcagcagcagcagcagcagcagcagcagcagcagcaagtgTTGGAGAATCTACACCAACAGATATTCCAATCTCAAATCCAAATGCAGCGTGTGAATGTGGAGCAACAGGGCTCCTCACAAGATGCTCTGCCAAACCAGGGGTCGATTTTCCAACAGgctcagcagcagcaacaacaaccaACTCTCTTTCAGCAGACCACGGATCTGCTCTCTATTCAGACCAATTTCCTCCAGCAGTCACCCTCACACCCTTCACCACCAGCGTTCCACAATCCCAGTCCTTTGGCTGAAGCACACGATCCCCAGGGAAGTCTGTTTCATAGCCAGAACGCCTCTCACACTCCAGAGCAGGTGCAGGCAGTGCTCTTTCAAAACCCGATGACCGCTCTACCCTCTACGGACCAGCAACCTTCAACTCCGAGTCTTTTCCTCCCGCAGACGTCTCTTTCAGGCCAGCTTACAACCAATAGTAGCCAACAGCAGCAAATGGCCTTTCTCAGTGCTCTGCAAACGCCTGCCCCCGAACAACAATCTGTGTTTCAGGCACAAGCTCAAACTCAGCTCTCTCCAATCCAACAAGGTGCACAaatggagcagcagcagcagcagccatcCCAGCCTCAGGCCCTCTCTCAGGCAAATCCGCAACAATGTTTGTTTCAGAACATCTCTCAGCATGCACCTGCAAACACGCTGTCTTCAGCTCAACAGCAGCCAGCTGGGCTACTATTCTGTAACAACCCCCTACCCAGCACAGACCAGACTTCCAATATGCTCTTCAGCAATCAGGGGCAGATGCCTCCTTTGACCAGCAGCAGTCTGGTTTCCCAAGAGCCCCAGAACGCGTCCTTGCTTTTCTCACAGGCCAGCATGGTGACGGTAAACCAACAGGTCGGCTCGGAGCCCATGGCCTTGGGTAACCCTAATGACGCACGCCAGCAAGTGCTATTTCAGGGTCAGCAACCAATGCAACTTGGAAATGCCACAAACAACGGGCAAGAGCGGTCCGTGGGGCTCTTCATGCCTCCGCCAAACATGTCTTCTCTGCAAGGAGGATTGTCTCAGGAGCTCGTGCAGTCAGCCATGTTTGTTTCACCAAACAGTGTGGCCAACCTCCAGACGACCACCTCATCTCCTGTTCAGCAGCCAGGGACTCTGTTTCAGTCTGCGGTCGGTGGGACCATCAGTCAGCCCAGCCAGCCTCAACAATCTGaactcttcctttttggaattCAGAACG AATGTGGTCAGCTGATGAGCGCACCAGGAAACACGCTGTCTGATCAGATCATAGCCATCAGCCAGTCTGGTCAAAACCAACGGGAGAGTGAGGCCCGCATTCAGTCGCTGTTCAACCAGTCACTGTCACAGTCAGTGACGGCGCAGAGCGGCTTGAAAGCCTCTCAGAGCATGGAGAAGATTGATAGCCTGCTGGTCAGCCAAGAGCTGGGCAACAGTGTAACACGTTCATACTAA
- the nfat5b gene encoding nuclear factor of activated T-cells 5 isoform X2, which translates to MSQKSGGEAGPTSAVLASDGMSSSMTMDGPRSAFSTSSSSTKHCSSSASDPVYSGNVDPENNRTCRAVPESLGAEGGGANSNGGGHCLPTNEVGGGLGVTSQEDQPHQHMMPPKRRTELNISPPPQDLLSDSQMSCQAETSFDSEHSNSIWMEDSLSNFSIMSMTSYNDNTEVPRKSRKRTPRQRPGPKSLLTSEASMDVFDADSAKGPHFVISQLGTDNKTGQKGSPQENAQAPHQKGVLAMQYPSKSEQKELKILVQPEPQHRARYLTEGSRGSVKDRTQQGFPTIKLEGVNEPVILQVFVGNDAERVRPHGFYQACRVTGRNTTACKEVDVGGTTVIEVPLDPSTNMTLAVDCVGILKLRNADVEARIGVAGSKKKSTRARLVFRVNIPRLDGSVLTLQTLSSSILCTQPAGVPEILKKSLHSCSVRGGEELFIIGKNFLKDAKVIFQENVSDETSWKAEAEIDMELFHQNHLIVKVPPYQNQNIISAVCVGIYVVTNAGRSHDAQPFTYTPDSANTEVFVKKETSSPVKTCPFDDQILMPRMLPQVKKEEVTPMEVTNNLQTSGVFKTLDLCPVQQNPDLSTGHLNNNREFSNTLAQSSGDPDKSQAPVFTNTEALAPIQPRVGLGQERQVSSSGSAVRSCGDPRPQQQQLPMFPSGEVAQLEEAVRQLRPEAFQTDNSMTNHIQQIQNQQLQQQQQQIHQQQLQQQQQQQQQQQQQVLENLHQQIFQSQIQMQRVNVEQQGSSQDALPNQGSIFQQAQQQQQQPTLFQQTTDLLSIQTNFLQQSPSHPSPPAFHNPSPLAEAHDPQGSLFHSQNASHTPEQVQAVLFQNPMTALPSTDQQPSTPSLFLPQTSLSGQLTTNSSQQQQMAFLSALQTPAPEQQSVFQAQAQTQLSPIQQGAQMEQQQQQPSQPQALSQANPQQCLFQNISQHAPANTLSSAQQQPAGLLFCNNPLPSTDQTSNMLFSNQGQMPPLTSSSLVSQEPQNASLLFSQASMVTVNQQVGSEPMALGNPNDARQQVLFQGQQPMQLGNATNNGQERSVGLFMPPPNMSSLQGGLSQELVQSAMFVSPNSVANLQTTTSSPVQQPGTLFQSAVGGTISQPSQPQQSELFLFGIQNECGQLMSAPGNTLSDQIIAISQSGQNQRESEARIQSLFNQSLSQSVTAQSGLKASQSMEKIDSLLVSQELGNSVTRSY; encoded by the exons ATGGCATGTCCTCCTCTATGACCATGGATGGCCCCCGCAGTGCTTTTTCCACCTCTTCCAGCTCCACCAAACATTGCAGTTCTTCAGCCAGTGACCCTGTTTACAGTGGCAATGTCGACCCGGAGAACAACAGAACTTGCAGAGCTGTACCAGAGAGCCTTGGTGCCGAAGGTGGGGGTGCAAACAGCAATGGCGGTGGTCATTGCCTGCCCACCAACGAGGTTGGAGGAGGGTTAGGTGTGACATCCCAGGAGGATCAGCCACATCAACACATGATGCCCCCGAAACGGCGCACCGAGCTGAACATCTCTCCGCCTCCGCAAGACCTACTCAGCGATAGTCAGATGTCCTGTCAAGCAGAAACATCGTTTGACTCGGAGCACAGCAACAGCATCTGGATGGAGGACTCTCTGTCCAACTTCAGTATCATGAGCATGACCTCTTACAACGACAACACAGAGGTGCCACGAAAGTCACGCAAACGCACCCCACGACAAAGGCCGGGGCCCAAATCTTTGCTTACCAGTGAAGCCAGCATGGATGTTTTTGATGCAGACAGCGCCAAGGGGCCGCACTTTGTCATTTCCCAGCTCGGCACGGATAACAAGACTGGACAAAAAGGAAG TCCACAAGAAAATGCTCAGGCGCCTCATCAAAAAGGAGTTCTAGCCATGCAGTACCCATCTAAGAGTGAACAGAAGGAGTTGAAGATCCTTGTTCAGCCTGAGCCTCAGCACCGGGCTCGCTACTTGACGGAAGGCAGCAGAGGGTCTGTGAAGGACCGCACTCAGCAGGGCTTCCCTACCATCAAG TTGGAGGGTGTGAACGAACCAGTCATTTTGCAAGTTTTTGTGGGAAATGATGCCGAGCGGGTGAGGCCACATGGATTTTACCAAGCTTGCAGAGTGACCGGCCGCAACACCACAGCCTGCAAAGAGGTGGACGTTGGGGGCACAACGGTCATTGAAGTCCCCTTGGACCCAAGCACCAACATGACCTTAGC TGTGGACTGTGTTGGAATCTTGAAGCTCCGAAATGCTGATGTGGAGGCTCGCATCGGGGTGGCGGGGTCAAAGAAGAAGAGCACGCGTGCGAGGCTCGTGTTTCGGGTCAACATCCCACGTCTGGACGGTTCAGTGCTCACACTCCAAACACTGTCATCTTCCATCCTTTGCA CTCAACCGGCGGGGGTGCCTGAGATTCTGAAAAAATCGCTGCACAGCTGCTCAGTGAGGGGCGGAGAAGAGCTCTTCATCATTGGCAAGAATTTTCTCAAAGATGCTAAAGTCATATTTCAAGAGAATGTCTCTG ATGAAACATCTTGGAAGGCTGAAGCGGAAATTGACATGGAGTTGTTTCACCAG AATCATTTGATCGTGAAGGTTCCACCTTACCAGAACCAAAACATCATCTCTGCTGTATGTGTGGGTATCTATGTGGTCACCAATGCTGGCAGATCCCATGATGCTCAACCATTTACTTACACTCCAGATTCAG CAAACACTGAAGTTTTTGTGAAGAAAGAGACATCATCTCCAGTGAAGACGTGTCCCTTTGATGATCAAA TTCTGATGCCTCGTATGTTGCCTCAAGTGAAGAAAGAGGAAGTCACTCCAATGGAGGTCACCAACAACCTCCAAACCTCTGGGGTGTTCAAG ACATTGGACCTCTGTCCAGTCCAGCAGAACCCAGACTTGTCTACAGGCCATCTAAATAACAACAGAGAATTTTCCAACACATTAGCACAGTCCTCAGGTGACCCTGACAAGAGCCAGGCCCCAGTTTTTACCAACACAGAGGCCTTAGCTCCAATCCAGCCAAGAGTGGGTCTTGGGCAGGAGAGGCAAGTCAGCAGTTCTGGGTCTGCGGTGAGGTCATGTGGTGATCCTAGACCTCAACAGCAGCAGCTGCCCATGTTCCCTTCGGGCGAAGTGGCTCAGTTGGAGGAGGCAGTTAGACAACTTAGGCCTGAAGCGTTTCAGACGGACAACTCAATGACCAACCATATTCAGCAGATCCAAAACCAGCAACTtcagcaacaacagcagcaaattCATCAGCAgcaactgcagcagcagcagcagcagcagcagcagcagcagcagcaagtgTTGGAGAATCTACACCAACAGATATTCCAATCTCAAATCCAAATGCAGCGTGTGAATGTGGAGCAACAGGGCTCCTCACAAGATGCTCTGCCAAACCAGGGGTCGATTTTCCAACAGgctcagcagcagcaacaacaaccaACTCTCTTTCAGCAGACCACGGATCTGCTCTCTATTCAGACCAATTTCCTCCAGCAGTCACCCTCACACCCTTCACCACCAGCGTTCCACAATCCCAGTCCTTTGGCTGAAGCACACGATCCCCAGGGAAGTCTGTTTCATAGCCAGAACGCCTCTCACACTCCAGAGCAGGTGCAGGCAGTGCTCTTTCAAAACCCGATGACCGCTCTACCCTCTACGGACCAGCAACCTTCAACTCCGAGTCTTTTCCTCCCGCAGACGTCTCTTTCAGGCCAGCTTACAACCAATAGTAGCCAACAGCAGCAAATGGCCTTTCTCAGTGCTCTGCAAACGCCTGCCCCCGAACAACAATCTGTGTTTCAGGCACAAGCTCAAACTCAGCTCTCTCCAATCCAACAAGGTGCACAaatggagcagcagcagcagcagccatcCCAGCCTCAGGCCCTCTCTCAGGCAAATCCGCAACAATGTTTGTTTCAGAACATCTCTCAGCATGCACCTGCAAACACGCTGTCTTCAGCTCAACAGCAGCCAGCTGGGCTACTATTCTGTAACAACCCCCTACCCAGCACAGACCAGACTTCCAATATGCTCTTCAGCAATCAGGGGCAGATGCCTCCTTTGACCAGCAGCAGTCTGGTTTCCCAAGAGCCCCAGAACGCGTCCTTGCTTTTCTCACAGGCCAGCATGGTGACGGTAAACCAACAGGTCGGCTCGGAGCCCATGGCCTTGGGTAACCCTAATGACGCACGCCAGCAAGTGCTATTTCAGGGTCAGCAACCAATGCAACTTGGAAATGCCACAAACAACGGGCAAGAGCGGTCCGTGGGGCTCTTCATGCCTCCGCCAAACATGTCTTCTCTGCAAGGAGGATTGTCTCAGGAGCTCGTGCAGTCAGCCATGTTTGTTTCACCAAACAGTGTGGCCAACCTCCAGACGACCACCTCATCTCCTGTTCAGCAGCCAGGGACTCTGTTTCAGTCTGCGGTCGGTGGGACCATCAGTCAGCCCAGCCAGCCTCAACAATCTGaactcttcctttttggaattCAGAACG AATGTGGTCAGCTGATGAGCGCACCAGGAAACACGCTGTCTGATCAGATCATAGCCATCAGCCAGTCTGGTCAAAACCAACGGGAGAGTGAGGCCCGCATTCAGTCGCTGTTCAACCAGTCACTGTCACAGTCAGTGACGGCGCAGAGCGGCTTGAAAGCCTCTCAGAGCATGGAGAAGATTGATAGCCTGCTGGTCAGCCAAGAGCTGGGCAACAGTGTAACACGTTCATACTAA